GGCCGCGCAGCCGGCGCATCGTTGGCCGCGCGGCGGGCGCCGCGCCGCGGCTTGATCACGGGGGCGGCGCCGCGCCGGACGGTGCGGCGGGGTGCGGCGCGCGAGGAGCGTTTCACTGCGGTCGTGGCCATCGGTTCCATTCCGGGCTCCGGGAAGGTCGCGGGTGCCGGGCCCATAGGATTGGACGCCTCACGAGCCGAAACGTTTTGCCGAAGTGACTGCGCACGCGCGGTCGAGCCGGAGCCTCGTCGGTCAAACTATCGTCGCGCAATCGCTATTCCCCCGCCGTGACGCACGCCGCAGGCTCGCGCCGACTCGGCGCGTCACGCCGGCCAACATCGCGAGACGACGCGGCCGCGGCCGATCGCCCGCGGGGGACTACCGCAGCGCGTCAGCCGCCCGTTCCGGGTTTGGTGTGCTCCTCGCCGTCGCCGCGGGGCCCGCGCTTTTCACACACGACCACCAGTTCGCGCGAATGGGCGCCGAAGAACCGCCCCCGGGTGTCCATGCTGCCGGAGATCTCGATGACGCGGAATCCGGCTGCGTGTAGCAGTTTGCCGAACTCGTGCAACGAATACGCGCGCATCGAGATCTCCTGTTCCAGCTGGCGGCCGTCGTCGAACACGACCGATCGGCTCGACACGATGCGCGACGAAAAGTAGTTGAACTCGACCTCCTCGAGCACGACGCAACCGTCCCCCTCCCACCACACGCGCGACGGCAGATCGGCGATGAGGTAGTCGCGATTGAGCACCTCGACGACGAACCGACCGCCCGGCTTGAGCGCGCGAGCCACGGCGGCCGCAGTCTTCTTGTTCGTCTCGTCGTCGAAATAGCCGAAGGTCGAAAACAGGCAATAGGCGCCGTCGAACTGGTTTTCGAACGTGAGTTCGCGCATGTCGCCGTGAACGAAATTGATCGTGAGGCCGCGGCGCTGCGCCTCGTCGGCCCCGCGGATCAGCAGCGGCAGCGACAGGTCGAGCCCGACGACGTGATAGCCGCGGGCCGCGAGTTCCATCGCGTGACGGCCATAGCCGCAGCCGAGATCGAGCAGGTGCGCCCCCGGCGGCACCGACAGGGCATCGACGACGAACGCCGCCTGCCGCTGCGTCTCGCGCGGCGTGAGAAACGGCAGCGTCCGCAGATAATCCTCGTCGAAGATCTCCTCGAACCACGGCTTGGCCTTGCGCGCGCCGCCGCGGGTGCCGACTGCCACCGGCGCGGGCGGCGGCTTCGGCGGAGCCGCGGTCGGCGCGGCCGCGACGCGGGGCGGCGGAGCGGGCGGACGAGGTGGCGGCGCCGCTTGGGCGGGGGGCGCGGACGCCGCGGGCGCCGGCGGGGGAAAAACCGCCGGTTCGCCGCCAGCGCCGGCGGGCTCGTCGCCTTCGACGACGCCGGCCGGCTCGTCGACCTCGACGACGTCGGCGGGCTCGAGTTCCTCGACCGGTTCGAGGATGGTCTCGGCGCGCGCGGGCGCGGCCGGCTCGGCGTCCGCCACGGGCCGGCCGGACGGCGCGGGCACCGCCGCGGCCGTGCCGTCGCGGTCGGCACCGCGGTCGGGCGCGGCGTCTGGCGGTGCACCGCCATCGTCCCCGGGCCGCGCCGCGGTCGCCGCCGGCTCCGGCATCGCCCCCGCGTCGAACTCTTCGATCAGGTCGTCGGTGAGCAACTCGCCGCTGTCCGATGCGTCGCCCGGTTCGACGGTGCCCCCGATCGCCTCGGCAGCCGCCTCCTGCGCCGCGGCATCGGCCTGGAACGCGGGCGGCGCGACGGGGGCCGGCGCCGCGCCGGTGCGCGTCCCCAGCGGCCCCGGCTCGGCGCCGACATTCGGCCGAAGATCTACGGGGCCGGCCGAGACGGCGGCAGCGGCGCGCGGTGCGGACTGCGGATTCGCGACGCCCCCGCCGGCGATCGCGGCCGCGCCGGTCGCGACCGCCGCGACGCCCGCGGTCGCGCCGTCTTCCGCGTCGAGGTCGACGTCGATCGGCACGTCGTCCTCGTCGTCGTCCTCGTCCTCGTCGTCGCCGGCACCTCGCCCGTCGTCGCGCATCGAGACGTCCGGCCACTCGCCCTCTGCCTCCTCGCCCTCCGCCTCGATGTCCTCGTCGGTGATCGTCGGCATGACGATCGTCTTGCGGTTGTCGATTGCGACCGGTGCGGACCCTGCGTCCGCCGCGGCGTCGGCGCGCGCGTCGGTCGGCGCCGTGTTGTCCGCCGCCAATTCGGCGTCCGGCACGCCGCCGGCGGGCGCGCCCCCGCGACCGCCCGGCAACTCGCGCCGCACCTCGCCGTCCGCCGGTCGCACGGGCAGCGCCGGGCCGCCGGCAGCCGGCACGGAAACCGCCTCCGCGCCGGCCCCCCCGGGTTCGCGCCGACCGCCGCCCTCGCGTGCGACCTCGGCAGACGGCGCGGACCGGGTGGGACGCGGCACGTTGTCCGACGGCACGCGCAGTCCGGCTTTGCGCCGGCGGCGCTTGCGGTCGCGGTCGTCCGCTTCGCGCGCCATCAGCTCGCCTCCCGCCTCCGCTCGGCGCGCAGCCGCGCCAGCGCCTCGCCAAACCGAATCCGATCGCCGGCGCGCACGCACAGCTCGGCCGCTCCGGGCGGGAACACGACGACCACGGTGGAGCCGAGGCCGAAGTAGGCCAGTTCGTCCCCGCGCCGGCACGCAATCGGCGGCGTACATTGCACCGAGCCGGCCGCGACCTGCTCGCGATCGCCGGCGACCACGACGAGGTGGCCGACGGCCGCCGCGCCGACCAGCACGATCGCGATCGTCCCCGCCGCCGATCGAAGGCGCACCACGAGGCGCTCGTTGCGCGCGTACAGATTGGGCACACAATCGGCCCACCGCGGACTCACGGGCAGCCGGGCGCCGGGCACGTGCGTGTAGCCTTCCAGCTCGACGTCGCACGGAGCGTGCACGCGATGGTAGTCGCGAGGTGACAGATAGATGGTTGCATACGCGCCACCGGCGACCGCCGCGGCGACCTCGCGGTCGGCAAGCAAATCGGCCAGCGCGTAGCGTCGCCCCTTCGCCTGCACCAGGCGGCCGTCGGTCGCGCGGCCGGCCGCCGTCACCAGCCCGTCGCACGGCGACACGGCGACGTCGTCGCCGCCGGCGAGCGGTCGCGCCTGCGCACGCAAGCGCCGCGCAAAGAACGCACCGAATGTCGGGTAGGCGTCGAGCGGCCCGGCGACCTCGTCGAGGCGCGCGCCCACCGCACGCGCGAACACCGTATAGATCGGTCCTCGCAGCGAGCGCGGCACCGTACGGCGCGCCCCCCACCCGACCGCGAGTGAGTACAGCCGGTCCGGAGCGACTATCGAGCTGAGATTCACGCGGGGCGCCCCCGAGCAGTGTCGAGCGAGGCTCGAAGCCGTTAGTATAGGAAATCTCTAACAAAACAACAACTCGCGGCGTCGCAGCCGAAAAGGCGACGCGGGCCGAGGCGATGCCCCGACCCGCGTGCGCCGCGACGGCTACCCGCCGTCTACACGTCGTAGTACAGCGAGAACTCGATCGGCGTGGGCCGCAAACGAACCTCGTTGACCTCGTTGTCGGTCTTGTACGAGATCCACGCGTCGAGCAAGTCCGGCGTAAACACGTCGCCCTTGAGCAGGAACGAGTGGTCGCGCCGCAGCGCGTCGAGCGCCTGGTCGAGCGTGAACGGTACGTGCGGCACCTCCTTGAGTTCTTCCGGCGACAGCGCGTACAGGTCCTTGTCGAGCGGGTCGCCCGGGTGGATGCGGTTTTCGATGCCGTCGAGGCCGGCCATCAGCATCGCGGCGAACGCCAGGTAGGGGTTCGCTGACGGGTCCGGCGACCGGAACTCGATGCGCTTGGACTTGGGCGACGCGCCCACCACCGGAATGCGAATGGCCGCCGACCGGTTGCGCGCCGAGTACGCCAAGTTCACCGGCGCCTCGAATCCGGGCACGAGCCGCCGATAGCTATTGACCGACGGGTTGGCGAACGCACAGATCGCGTGGGCGTGCTTGAGGATGCCGCCGATGTAGTAGAGCGCCGTCTCCGACAACCCGGCGTACCGATCGCCGGCGAACAGCGGCTTCTCCGCTTTCCACAGCGACTGGTGGGTGTGCATCCCGTTGCCGTTGTCGCCGAACAGCGGCTTGGGCATGAACGTCACCGTCTTGCCGGCGGCGCGGGCGACGTTCTTGACGACGTACTTGTACCACATCAGTTTGTCGCCCATCGCGGTGAGGGTGTCGAACTTCATGTCGATCTCGGCCTGCCCGGCCGTCCCCACCTCGTGGTGGTGCGTCTCGACTGCGATGCCGACCCGTTGCATGGTCAACACCATCTCCGTGCGGAGATCGGTGTACGTGTCCACCGGTGACACCGGGAAGTAGCCGCCCTTGAACCGCGGCTTGTAGCCCTTGTTGCCCCCCTCCTCGGGGGCACCGGAGTTCCAGCGGCCCTCGCTCGAGTCGACTTCGTAGAAGCACATGTTCGCC
This Deltaproteobacteria bacterium DNA region includes the following protein-coding sequences:
- a CDS encoding class I SAM-dependent methyltransferase; translation: MRARRRSDSVWRGAGAAARRAEAGGELMAREADDRDRKRRRRKAGLRVPSDNVPRPTRSAPSAEVAREGGGRREPGGAGAEAVSVPAAGGPALPVRPADGEVRRELPGGRGGAPAGGVPDAELAADNTAPTDARADAAADAGSAPVAIDNRKTIVMPTITDEDIEAEGEEAEGEWPDVSMRDDGRGAGDDEDEDDDEDDVPIDVDLDAEDGATAGVAAVATGAAAIAGGGVANPQSAPRAAAAVSAGPVDLRPNVGAEPGPLGTRTGAAPAPVAPPAFQADAAAQEAAAEAIGGTVEPGDASDSGELLTDDLIEEFDAGAMPEPAATAARPGDDGGAPPDAAPDRGADRDGTAAAVPAPSGRPVADAEPAAPARAETILEPVEELEPADVVEVDEPAGVVEGDEPAGAGGEPAVFPPPAPAASAPPAQAAPPPRPPAPPPRVAAAPTAAPPKPPPAPVAVGTRGGARKAKPWFEEIFDEDYLRTLPFLTPRETQRQAAFVVDALSVPPGAHLLDLGCGYGRHAMELAARGYHVVGLDLSLPLLIRGADEAQRRGLTINFVHGDMRELTFENQFDGAYCLFSTFGYFDDETNKKTAAAVARALKPGGRFVVEVLNRDYLIADLPSRVWWEGDGCVVLEEVEFNYFSSRIVSSRSVVFDDGRQLEQEISMRAYSLHEFGKLLHAAGFRVIEISGSMDTRGRFFGAHSRELVVVCEKRGPRGDGEEHTKPGTGG
- the psd gene encoding phosphatidylserine decarboxylase encodes the protein MLTASSLARHCSGAPRVNLSSIVAPDRLYSLAVGWGARRTVPRSLRGPIYTVFARAVGARLDEVAGPLDAYPTFGAFFARRLRAQARPLAGGDDVAVSPCDGLVTAAGRATDGRLVQAKGRRYALADLLADREVAAAVAGGAYATIYLSPRDYHRVHAPCDVELEGYTHVPGARLPVSPRWADCVPNLYARNERLVVRLRSAAGTIAIVLVGAAAVGHLVVVAGDREQVAAGSVQCTPPIACRRGDELAYFGLGSTVVVVFPPGAAELCVRAGDRIRFGEALARLRAERRREAS
- the glnA gene encoding type I glutamate--ammonia ligase, with translation MKPADVIKFAQDNGAKMLDCKFIDLPGAWQHITFPIDRLEAGLEEGFGFDGSSIRGWQAIHNSDMVMLPDPASAQMDPFMKVPTLSLTCDIVDPITREPYGRCPRSLARRAEAYLKASGIADTAYFGPEAEFYIFDDVRFDEAANMCFYEVDSSEGRWNSGAPEEGGNKGYKPRFKGGYFPVSPVDTYTDLRTEMVLTMQRVGIAVETHHHEVGTAGQAEIDMKFDTLTAMGDKLMWYKYVVKNVARAAGKTVTFMPKPLFGDNGNGMHTHQSLWKAEKPLFAGDRYAGLSETALYYIGGILKHAHAICAFANPSVNSYRRLVPGFEAPVNLAYSARNRSAAIRIPVVGASPKSKRIEFRSPDPSANPYLAFAAMLMAGLDGIENRIHPGDPLDKDLYALSPEELKEVPHVPFTLDQALDALRRDHSFLLKGDVFTPDLLDAWISYKTDNEVNEVRLRPTPIEFSLYYDV